A window of the Phaseolus vulgaris cultivar G19833 chromosome 5, P. vulgaris v2.0, whole genome shotgun sequence genome harbors these coding sequences:
- the LOC137835117 gene encoding phosphatidylglycerophosphate phosphatase 1, chloroplastic/mitochondrial-like isoform X1 gives MLSTTAAAQLPSCWYHIPSHLNVHHHAQQKRKLTTLSLANADSQISLRNFCGLSLPQTHNCSKGQESNNRSRYNSNLNQNHKHLLFLQFFPDSDTEDTNNQNLRTRNHYQHQVDKQGEFKENNKARRFTNMWWVDVKAALGQRINLEGIICSTMVILKDPKLAMPHISVPDIRYVDWAELCRKGFKGVVFDKDNTITAPYSLKPWPPLESSLESCKLEFGHDIAVFSNSAGLHEYDHDGSKARMLEGAIGIKVIRHRVKKPAGTAEEIEKHFGCEASRLIMVGDRPFTDIVYGNRNGFLTILTEPLSLVEEPFIVKQVRKLETSFLRYWSRRGLKPLGQKLLPDPKPCVKEPYP, from the exons ATGCTGTCAACTACTGCTGCTGCTCAGCTTCCAAGTTGCTGGTACCACATTCCCAGCCATCTTAACGTCCATCATCATGCTCAACAAAAGAGAAAACTCACCACTCTATCACTTGCCAATGCAGATAGCCAAATTTCCCTCAGAAACTTCTGTGGCCTAAGTCTTCCTCAGACCCACAATTGCAGCAAAGGGCAAGAGAGCAATAACCGTTCTAGATACAATTCCAATTTAAATCAGAACCACAAACACTTATTATTTCTACAGTTCTTCCCTGACAGTGACACAGAAGACACCAATAATCAAAATCTAAGAACAAGAAACCACTATCAACATCAAGTAGACAAACAAGGAGAATTCAAGGAAAATAACAAGGCCAGGCGTTTCACAAACATGTGGTGGGTAGATGTGAAAGCAGCACTTGGCCAAAGAATTAACTTGGAGGGCATTATATGTTCAACTATGGTGATCTTAAAAGACCCGAAATTGGCAATGCCCCATATTTCTGTTCCTGATATAAGGTATGTTGATTGGGCTGAGCTGTGCAGAAAGGGATTTAAGGGAGTTGTCTTTGACAAAGATAATACTATTACAGCACCTTACTCTTTGAAGCCCTGGCCACCACTTGAGTCTTCATTGGAGTCTTGTAAATTGGAGTTTGGTCATGATATTGCTGTGTTTAGTAACTCTGCTG gaCTTCATGAATATGACCATGATGGTTCAAAAGCTAGGATGCTTGAAGGTGCAATTGGAATTAAAGTCATTAGACATA GGGTGAAGAAGCCAGCTGGTACAGCTGAAGAAATTGAGAAGCATTTTGGTTGTGAAGCTTCACGATTAATTATG GTGGGTGATCGACCATTCACTGACATTGTTTATGGCAATCGGAATGGGTTTCTAACTATTTTGACAGAGCCATTGAGTCTTGTTGAGGAGCCATTTATTGTTAAGCAG GTGAGGAAGCTAGAAACTTCATTTTTAAGGTACTGGTCCAGAAGAGGGTTGAAGCCACTTGGCCAGAAGTTATTGCCAGATCCAAAGCCATGTGTCAAAGAGCCATATCCTTGA
- the LOC137833950 gene encoding uncharacterized protein gives MDLKELIVTPNVVDKLKSRPKTDKRLGPSKDTWCEFHQAFDHNLRNCLTLGHQLDELMRDDFLKEYLEEKQGAPTLVVPAGDQGHEVPVHKEVNMISGGFSGGGCTASQRKKYAREVMTEEAREPDRSPEPDRSPEPDLFFSKADLQDEVPHDNDLMVISVVTVGRRVHRVLVDQGSSTDVMFWSTFNKQQLSPDQLRRYDECLYDFTGDQVEVRGHLELRTNFIDDAASRTVNIRYLVVNAPLAYNILLGRLALNRIGAVASTRHMKMKLSSLEGTVITIKFDQKAAKKCYENSLKTKRRVCSVTCQPPRGEGVARAEMAWERRPELAGEVLEGRSGARSSSSVGP, from the coding sequence ATGGACCTCAAGGAGTTGATCGTTACCCCCAACGTGGTCGACAAGTTGAAATCACGCCCAAAGACCGACAAAAGGTTGGGGCCAAGCAAGGAcacttggtgcgaattccaccaagcCTTCGACCACAACCTGCGCAACTGCTTAACACTCGGACACCAGTTAGATGAGTTGATGAGGGATGATTTTCTAAAGGAATACCTTGAAGAGAAGCAAGGGGCCCCGACGTTAGTAGTCCCAGCAGGAGATCAGGGGCATGAGGTACCAGTCCACAAGGAGGTCAACATGATCTCTGGGGGTTTTTCGGGAGGAGGATgtaccgcctcccagcgaaagaagtaTGCCAGAGAAGTAATGACAGAGGAAGCAAGGGAGCCTGACCGGTCCCCTGAGCCTGATCGGTCCCCTGAGCCCGATCTCTTCTTCTCGAAGGCTGATCTACAAGACGAGGTCCCACATGATAACGACCTAATGGTGATCTCAGTGGTGACAGTAGGGAGAAGAGTGCATCGAGTCCTTGTCGACCAGGGGAGCTcgacagacgtgatgttctggtcgactttcAATAAGCAACAATTGTCGCCTGACCAGTTGAGACGTTATGACGAATGCCTATACGATTTCACTggggaccaggtggaggtgaGAGGGCATCTGGAGCTGAGGACGAATTTCATAGACGATGCTGCATCCCGCACCGTTAATATAAGATACCTCGTTGTCAACGCTCCTTTAGCTTACAACATCCTTTTAGGCAGACTTGCCCTAAACAGGATAGGAGCAGTGGCCTCgacgaggcatatgaagatgaagttgtccTCCCTAGAGGGAACAGTAATTACCATCAAATTCGACCAGAAGGcggcgaaaaagtgctatgagaatagcctaaaGACGAAGAGACGGGTGTGCTCTGTCACCTGCCAACCTCCAAGGGGAGAAGGGGTCGCTCGAGCTGAGATGGCCTGGGAAAGGCGACCCGAGCTTGCAGGGGAGGTACTGGAGGGAAGATCAGGGGCAAGAAGTTCAAGCTCGGTAGGTCCCTAG
- the LOC137835117 gene encoding phosphatidylglycerophosphate phosphatase 1, chloroplastic/mitochondrial-like isoform X2 yields the protein MWWVDVKAALGQRINLEGIICSTMVILKDPKLAMPHISVPDIRYVDWAELCRKGFKGVVFDKDNTITAPYSLKPWPPLESSLESCKLEFGHDIAVFSNSAGLHEYDHDGSKARMLEGAIGIKVIRHRVKKPAGTAEEIEKHFGCEASRLIMVGDRPFTDIVYGNRNGFLTILTEPLSLVEEPFIVKQVRKLETSFLRYWSRRGLKPLGQKLLPDPKPCVKEPYP from the exons ATGTGGTGGGTAGATGTGAAAGCAGCACTTGGCCAAAGAATTAACTTGGAGGGCATTATATGTTCAACTATGGTGATCTTAAAAGACCCGAAATTGGCAATGCCCCATATTTCTGTTCCTGATATAAGGTATGTTGATTGGGCTGAGCTGTGCAGAAAGGGATTTAAGGGAGTTGTCTTTGACAAAGATAATACTATTACAGCACCTTACTCTTTGAAGCCCTGGCCACCACTTGAGTCTTCATTGGAGTCTTGTAAATTGGAGTTTGGTCATGATATTGCTGTGTTTAGTAACTCTGCTG gaCTTCATGAATATGACCATGATGGTTCAAAAGCTAGGATGCTTGAAGGTGCAATTGGAATTAAAGTCATTAGACATA GGGTGAAGAAGCCAGCTGGTACAGCTGAAGAAATTGAGAAGCATTTTGGTTGTGAAGCTTCACGATTAATTATG GTGGGTGATCGACCATTCACTGACATTGTTTATGGCAATCGGAATGGGTTTCTAACTATTTTGACAGAGCCATTGAGTCTTGTTGAGGAGCCATTTATTGTTAAGCAG GTGAGGAAGCTAGAAACTTCATTTTTAAGGTACTGGTCCAGAAGAGGGTTGAAGCCACTTGGCCAGAAGTTATTGCCAGATCCAAAGCCATGTGTCAAAGAGCCATATCCTTGA